ATGCCAAAAATCGGTTTTGAAGGTGGTCAAATGCCTTTGCAACGTCGCTTGCCAAAGGTTGGTTTTACCTCTCGCAAGGCTGCGTTTACAGCTGAAATCCGTTTGGATACACTGTCTTCAATGGATTCAGATGTCATTGATCTGCAAGCATTGAAAGCCGCGGATTTGGTTTCAGATAAAATCAAAACCGTTAAAGTGATTAATAGTGGTGAATTGACAAAAGCTGTCAAACTGTCTGGTTTGAAGGTTACAGCTGGCGCCAAGGCTGCTATTGAAGCTGCTGGTGGATCCGTAGAAGCTTGATTATGAAAAGTCAGTCAATTGAAAATTCAGGTACAAGTGGTCTAAGTCAAAAAATCTTTTTTGTCTTAGGAGCCCTAATCGTTTATCGACTAGGGACTCATATTCCGGTCCCTTTGATTGATCCAGTTGCGCTGGCTGCGATGTTTGAGCAGCAGAAGGGCACAATCCTGGACATGTTCAACATGTTCTCAGGTGGCGCTTTGGAGCGACTGTCCATTCTGGCTCTCGGAATCATGCCTTATATTTCGGCTTCGATCATTATGCAATTGCTGACGGTTGTTTCTCCGACGCTTGAGCAGTTGAAGAAAGACGGTGAGGCTGGTCGGCGCAAAATTACTCAATACACTCGCTATGGGACGGTGGTTTTGGCTACCTTCCAAGCATTGGGTGTTGCCATCGCCTTGGAGTCCCAAAATATCAATGGGATGTCCGTCGTGGTAGAACCAGGTTTCTTGTTTAAGGTCATTGCAGTCACAACGCTGGTCAGCGGCACCATTTTCTTGATGTGGTTGGGTGAGCAAATTACTGAACGAGGTATCGGGAACGGTATTTCCTTGATCATTTTTGCAGGTATCGTTGCAGGATTGCCATCGGCACTTGGTGGAACGTTTGAACAAGTCAATACCGGTGCCATGCATGCGATTACCGCATTTGTCCTTTTGGGGCTGGTGTTTTTGGTCATTGCATTCGTTGTCTTCGTCGAGAGAGGCCAAAGACGCATTCCGATTCATTATGCGCAGCGCATGAGAGGTCGAAAGCTGTATGGCGGTCAAGAAGGGCATTTGCCATTGAAATTAAACATGGCGGGTGTGATTCCACCGATTTTTGCATCAAGCATTATTCTATTTCCTGCAACCCTAGGCGGTTGGTTTGGAACAGCTGAAAATATGGGGTGGTTGAAAGATATTGCAACGACAATGTCGCCTGGCCAGCCTTTGTATATTTTATTTTATGCAATGGCCATTATTTTCTTCTGTTTCTTCTATACAGCCATCGTTTTTAATCCAAACGAAACGGCGGATAACCTGAGAAAATCAGGGGCTTATATCCCAGGAATCAGACCAGGTCAACAAACGGCTCGTCGCATTGACACGATTATGAGTCGACTAACTTTGGCAGGTGCGATTTACATCACGCTTGTATGTTTGTTGCCTGAATTTTTAATTTTGTATTGGAATGTTCCTTTTTATTTTGGTGGAACATCATTGCTGATTATCGTTATCGTGGTTATGGATTTTATGACAAACATCCAGGCCCATATGCAATCAGGTCAATACGAAAGTATGATGAGAAAAGCTAACTTAAAAGGGCGGTAATTTTAATTGACTAAAAATTAAGATTGCTACTAGTAATTAATCCTAGAAATGAGTATAATCGCTCGTTTTTCGGTAGATGGATAGTTAAGGAGCGCAAAATGGCTCGTATTGCCGGCGTAAACATTCCAGTTAACAAACATATCGTTATTGGATTGAGATCGATCTACGGTGTTGGACAGACAACAGCGCAAAATATTTGTGCGAGCACAAAAATTGATCCAACAACGAAAGTTCGTGAACTAACTGAAGAACAGTTAGAAGCACTTCGTTCCGAAGTGACTAAGTACAAAATCGAAGGTGATCTTCGTCGTGATGTGACCATGAACATCAAACGTTTGATGGATATGGGTTGCTACAGAGGAATTCGTCACCGTAGAAGTCTTCCGTTGCGAGGACAACGTACCAAAAATAATGCTCGCACTCGTAAAGGGCCTAAAAAGCCTATTAAGCGTTAAGCATAAATTTAGAGATTAGATATGGCAAAAGCAAATTCACGTGTTAAGAAGAAAGCAAAACAAGTCGTAACGGACGCCGTTGCGCATGTTCA
The nucleotide sequence above comes from Hydrogenovibrio thermophilus. Encoded proteins:
- the secY gene encoding preprotein translocase subunit SecY produces the protein MKSQSIENSGTSGLSQKIFFVLGALIVYRLGTHIPVPLIDPVALAAMFEQQKGTILDMFNMFSGGALERLSILALGIMPYISASIIMQLLTVVSPTLEQLKKDGEAGRRKITQYTRYGTVVLATFQALGVAIALESQNINGMSVVVEPGFLFKVIAVTTLVSGTIFLMWLGEQITERGIGNGISLIIFAGIVAGLPSALGGTFEQVNTGAMHAITAFVLLGLVFLVIAFVVFVERGQRRIPIHYAQRMRGRKLYGGQEGHLPLKLNMAGVIPPIFASSIILFPATLGGWFGTAENMGWLKDIATTMSPGQPLYILFYAMAIIFFCFFYTAIVFNPNETADNLRKSGAYIPGIRPGQQTARRIDTIMSRLTLAGAIYITLVCLLPEFLILYWNVPFYFGGTSLLIIVIVVMDFMTNIQAHMQSGQYESMMRKANLKGR
- the rpsM gene encoding 30S ribosomal protein S13, whose translation is MARIAGVNIPVNKHIVIGLRSIYGVGQTTAQNICASTKIDPTTKVRELTEEQLEALRSEVTKYKIEGDLRRDVTMNIKRLMDMGCYRGIRHRRSLPLRGQRTKNNARTRKGPKKPIKR
- the rplO gene encoding 50S ribosomal protein L15, yielding MHLNTLKPAEGAKKLAKRKGRGQGSGNGKMAGRGHKGQKSRSGGMPKIGFEGGQMPLQRRLPKVGFTSRKAAFTAEIRLDTLSSMDSDVIDLQALKAADLVSDKIKTVKVINSGELTKAVKLSGLKVTAGAKAAIEAAGGSVEA